One Methanoculleus sp. 7T genomic window carries:
- the mch gene encoding methenyltetrahydromethanopterin cyclohydrolase: protein MLSVNELALDIFEELFEYAEEFHAVPHELDNGARIVDCGVSTTGGYLAGRRFTEICMGGLGEVDITMGRIKDVPIPFIEVSTDFPAIACLGAQKAGWTINVNKYFAMGSGPARALSLKPKHTYEVIDYEDEFDYAVICLESDHLPNAGVMEKIADACNVDVANTCAVVAPTASIVGSTQVAGRCVETAVYKLNELGFDTKKITAGIGHAPIAPVKKDGTKAMGCTNDATIYHGSIMLTMNAPEIKDYLDKIPSNKSRGYGKPFYDIFKEANFDFYQIDTSLFSPAEVVINELSEGAVYHVGAVNPDVTLKSFGFI from the coding sequence ATGCTCAGCGTGAACGAACTGGCACTGGATATTTTTGAAGAACTCTTTGAATACGCCGAGGAGTTCCATGCCGTCCCGCACGAGCTCGACAACGGTGCACGCATCGTAGACTGCGGCGTCAGCACCACGGGCGGCTATCTGGCGGGAAGACGGTTTACCGAGATCTGCATGGGCGGGCTCGGCGAGGTCGACATCACCATGGGTCGGATCAAGGACGTCCCGATCCCATTCATCGAGGTCAGCACCGATTTCCCGGCTATCGCATGCCTCGGAGCCCAGAAGGCGGGCTGGACGATCAACGTCAACAAGTACTTCGCCATGGGTAGCGGCCCCGCACGGGCGCTCTCCTTAAAGCCCAAGCACACCTACGAAGTGATCGACTACGAGGACGAGTTTGACTACGCGGTCATCTGCCTCGAGAGCGACCACCTCCCGAACGCCGGCGTGATGGAGAAGATCGCCGACGCCTGCAACGTAGATGTCGCGAACACCTGCGCGGTCGTCGCCCCGACGGCGTCGATCGTCGGCTCGACCCAAGTCGCCGGCCGCTGTGTCGAGACCGCGGTCTACAAACTGAACGAACTCGGCTTCGACACGAAGAAGATCACCGCCGGTATCGGCCATGCCCCGATCGCCCCCGTCAAGAAGGACGGCACGAAGGCGATGGGCTGCACCAACGACGCCACGATCTACCACGGCAGCATCATGCTGACGATGAACGCCCCGGAGATCAAGGACTACCTTGACAAGATCCCGAGCAACAAGTCCCGGGGATACGGAAAACCGTTCTACGATATCTTCAAGGAAGCCAACTTCGACTTCTACCAGATCGACACCTCGCTCTTCTCTCCGGCCGAGGTCGTCATCAACGAGCTCTCCGAGGGTGCCGTCTACCATGTGGGAGCCGTCAACCCCGATGTGACGCTGAAGTCCTTCGGGTTCATCTAA
- a CDS encoding TOBE domain-containing protein — translation MKLSARNQLPGKVAKIETGMVTAEVVIALDGGGELTSVITKKAVENLGLTVGKKVYAVVKSTEVMVAVD, via the coding sequence ATGAAGTTAAGCGCAAGAAACCAACTCCCCGGAAAAGTAGCGAAGATTGAGACAGGGATGGTCACTGCAGAGGTCGTCATCGCGCTGGACGGCGGCGGCGAGCTCACCTCGGTCATCACCAAAAAGGCCGTTGAGAACCTCGGGCTTACCGTCGGCAAGAAAGTCTACGCTGTGGTCAAGTCGACGGAGGTCATGGTCGCCGTCGACTAA
- a CDS encoding SET domain-containing protein has product MGPARDEAVYPSDVIYVGSTSTRGRGVFARRDIAADELIEVCPVIVLGGADEQRLLDRTHLFDYYFAWGECPELAAVALGCGSLYNHSYHANADHVCDVAGGEIRIYARRAIRKGEEITINYGGRPDCPDPVWFDAVEDEG; this is encoded by the coding sequence ATGGGTCCGGCGAGAGACGAAGCCGTATACCCTTCCGATGTCATATACGTCGGTTCGACGAGCACCCGCGGTCGAGGGGTATTCGCCCGCAGGGATATCGCGGCCGATGAGTTGATCGAGGTCTGCCCGGTGATCGTGCTGGGTGGAGCGGATGAGCAGAGACTCCTTGATCGGACGCATCTCTTCGACTACTACTTTGCTTGGGGAGAGTGCCCGGAGCTCGCCGCCGTGGCGCTGGGCTGCGGGTCGCTCTACAACCACTCCTACCATGCGAACGCAGACCATGTCTGCGACGTTGCCGGGGGCGAGATTCGCATCTACGCCCGCCGCGCCATCCGAAAAGGCGAGGAGATCACCATCAACTACGGCGGCCGGCCGGACTGTCCCGACCCCGTCTGGTTCGACGCGGTGGAGGATGAGGGGTAA
- a CDS encoding ABC transporter ATP-binding protein, whose protein sequence is MLYPHDFSDSSGGEKIEDTIIARGLEKRFEDLIAVDRIAFRVKKGEVFGFLGPNGAGKTTTMKMIQCVSPKTGGTLEVLGMDVDTHHREIKSRLGVVPQETNLDPDFSVYRNLLVYARYFGIPKRTAERRAEELLAFMQLEEKRDVLIDKLSGGMKRRLIIARALINAPELLILDEPTIGLDPQARHLIWEKLRSLQAGGNTLVLTTHYLDEAERLCDRLVIMDHGKILVEGAPADLIREHAGSDVVEVERTPVAIARLTELGVTYDVAGDTIQVFTNRPHDVARELLEVCRHEAVTVRPATLEDVFLRLTGRSLRE, encoded by the coding sequence ATGTTGTATCCGCACGACTTCTCTGACTCATCGGGAGGAGAGAAGATCGAAGACACCATCATAGCGCGCGGCTTGGAGAAGCGGTTTGAGGATCTCATCGCGGTCGACCGGATCGCATTCCGGGTCAAGAAAGGGGAGGTCTTTGGGTTTCTCGGGCCGAACGGGGCGGGAAAGACGACGACCATGAAGATGATCCAGTGCGTCTCCCCAAAGACCGGCGGCACCCTCGAGGTCCTCGGCATGGATGTGGATACCCACCATCGAGAGATTAAGAGCCGCCTCGGCGTGGTGCCGCAGGAGACCAACCTCGACCCAGACTTCTCAGTCTACCGAAACCTGCTGGTCTACGCCCGCTACTTCGGCATCCCGAAACGAACGGCAGAGCGGCGGGCTGAAGAACTCCTCGCGTTCATGCAACTTGAGGAGAAACGGGACGTCCTGATCGACAAACTCTCAGGCGGTATGAAACGGCGGCTGATCATCGCGAGAGCCCTGATCAACGCACCCGAACTTCTCATCCTCGACGAACCGACCATCGGGCTCGACCCGCAGGCACGGCACCTGATCTGGGAGAAACTCCGGAGCCTTCAAGCGGGAGGAAACACCCTCGTCCTCACCACGCACTACCTAGACGAAGCCGAACGCCTCTGCGATCGTCTGGTGATCATGGATCACGGCAAGATCCTCGTCGAGGGTGCGCCGGCGGACCTCATCAGGGAGCATGCCGGAAGCGATGTCGTCGAAGTGGAGCGGACGCCCGTGGCGATCGCCCGCCTGACCGAGTTGGGCGTGACGTACGACGTCGCCGGCGACACAATCCAGGTCTTCACGAACCGGCCCCACGACGTGGCACGCGAACTGCTCGAGGTCTGCCGGCACGAGGCGGTTACGGTTCGTCCGGCGACCCTCGAGGATGTCTTTCTGCGGTTGACCGGCCGGAGCCTGCGGGAGTGA
- a CDS encoding ABC transporter permease has protein sequence MIDITGRVQSVWRRNWDAFLRTYRVNFIPPFVEPVLYLLALGYGLGTYVESVDGIPYPVFIAPALVSISVMYSSFFECTYSSFVRMYYQKTFDAIIATPVSIDEVIAGEMLWGATRGMIYATLMLPVLFLFGVVAMPSSLLLIPFAYLAGLLFAGIAMCFTAITPSIDALNYPSFLFITPMFLFSGTFFPLDLLPEPIQYFALAALPLTHVVGINRAITLSTFSPVNLFSLAWIAVATVFFFVLAVRLMRRRLIV, from the coding sequence ATGATCGATATCACCGGGAGGGTGCAAAGCGTCTGGCGAAGGAATTGGGACGCCTTCCTCAGGACCTACCGGGTGAACTTCATCCCGCCGTTCGTCGAACCGGTCCTCTACCTTCTGGCCCTAGGGTACGGCCTCGGGACGTATGTCGAGTCTGTCGACGGGATACCCTACCCGGTCTTCATCGCACCGGCGCTCGTCTCGATCTCGGTGATGTACTCGTCCTTCTTCGAGTGCACCTACTCGTCGTTCGTCCGGATGTACTACCAGAAGACGTTTGACGCCATCATCGCGACGCCGGTCAGCATCGACGAGGTGATCGCGGGGGAGATGCTCTGGGGCGCCACGCGGGGGATGATCTATGCGACGCTGATGCTTCCCGTCCTGTTCCTCTTCGGCGTCGTGGCTATGCCGTCGTCCCTGCTCCTCATCCCCTTCGCGTACCTTGCAGGTCTCCTCTTTGCAGGTATCGCGATGTGCTTCACGGCGATCACGCCGAGCATCGATGCGCTGAACTACCCTTCGTTCCTCTTCATCACCCCGATGTTCCTCTTTTCGGGAACGTTCTTCCCCCTCGATCTGCTTCCGGAGCCGATTCAGTACTTCGCCCTCGCCGCGCTTCCGCTCACGCATGTCGTCGGCATCAACCGGGCGATCACGCTCTCGACCTTCTCGCCGGTCAATCTCTTCAGCCTCGCTTGGATTGCAGTCGCCACCGTGTTCTTCTTCGTTCTCGCCGTCAGGCTGATGAGGAGACGGCTGATTGTGTGA
- a CDS encoding CxxC-x17-CxxC domain-containing protein: MEERYSSRGPRSYQDRPREFHKAVCSDCGKECEVPFQPTEGRPVYCRDCLPKHRKPRF; encoded by the coding sequence ATGGAAGAGAGATATTCGAGCCGGGGTCCGCGGTCGTACCAGGATCGCCCCCGCGAGTTCCACAAGGCAGTCTGTTCCGACTGCGGCAAAGAGTGCGAAGTTCCTTTCCAGCCGACCGAGGGCAGGCCCGTCTACTGCCGCGACTGCCTCCCGAAGCACAGGAAACCCCGATTCTAA
- a CDS encoding CxxC-x17-CxxC domain-containing protein: MDERYSSRGPRSFQDRPREFHKAVCSDCGKECEVPFKPTEGRPVYCRDCLPKHRKPRY, translated from the coding sequence ATGGATGAGAGATATTCGAGCAGGGGTCCCCGCTCGTTCCAGGACCGCCCCCGCGAGTTCCATAAAGCAGTCTGTTCCGACTGCGGCAAAGAGTGCGAAGTTCCTTTCAAGCCCACGGAGGGTCGGCCCGTCTACTGCCGCGACTGCCTCCCGAAGCACAGGAAACCCCGGTACTGA
- a CDS encoding methyltransferase domain-containing protein, whose translation MKSDWWRGIFNHLYLKTDGDVVDDQRITGNEIDRITRILHLQPDEAILDLCCGQGRHTLELVRRGYDVEGLDQSHYLIQRARSTAKKEGLQVRFREGDARRLPYRTDTYDVVLVLGNSFGYFDSVEEDLRILMELRRILKPWGRVLLDVADGEYLKEHFQARSWEWIDSTMFVCRERSLSLDRQRLISREVITDVNKGVVADQFYAERLYTPEALRQLLERAGFSDIAFHDIATESQRNQDLGMMERRHIVTAVLKKEWSTARSRGQERAKHVAVMLGDPAKPDALKPSCVFDDDDFYTIDQMKAALRELKGYRFTFLCKHDTMIQDLTKLKGKVDYVFNLCDEGFDNDPRKELHVPALLEMLGIPYTGSGPQSLAYCYDKSLVRGVAKEMGIPVPDACFITPGDRTYDVGMKLPAIVKPNSGDSSYGITQKSIAHTIEELADVINSLRTTIGYDRSLLVEEFLTGKDISVGIIGNPSGYCTVLPITEEDYSALPPELPRICGYEAKWLPDSPYWKIVSRSADLPEETEKMVVRCCLALFERLECRDYCRFDWRLDEHGNPKLLEVNPNPGWCWDGHLAKMAKYAGISYPEMLGRILKAAEERSGMEQNTGAREAEKEPLPLDLNQQTA comes from the coding sequence GTGAAATCCGACTGGTGGCGGGGCATCTTCAATCACCTCTACCTAAAGACCGACGGCGACGTCGTCGACGACCAGCGGATCACTGGAAACGAGATCGATCGGATAACTCGGATCCTGCACCTCCAGCCGGACGAGGCGATCCTCGACCTCTGTTGCGGCCAGGGAAGGCACACCCTCGAACTTGTGCGCAGAGGCTATGATGTCGAAGGACTCGACCAGTCGCACTACCTGATCCAGCGGGCCCGGTCGACTGCAAAGAAGGAGGGGTTGCAGGTCAGGTTCCGCGAAGGAGACGCGCGCCGGCTGCCGTACCGTACCGACACCTACGACGTCGTCCTTGTCCTCGGGAACAGTTTCGGCTACTTCGACTCGGTCGAGGAAGACCTGAGGATCCTCATGGAACTCCGGCGTATCCTCAAACCCTGGGGCCGGGTGCTCCTGGATGTTGCCGACGGCGAGTACCTGAAAGAACATTTTCAGGCCAGATCGTGGGAGTGGATCGATTCTACAATGTTCGTCTGCCGGGAGCGGTCCCTCTCGCTCGACAGGCAGCGCCTGATCTCAAGGGAGGTGATCACCGACGTCAATAAAGGCGTCGTGGCCGACCAGTTCTATGCCGAACGTCTGTATACCCCCGAAGCGCTCCGGCAACTCTTGGAAAGGGCAGGTTTCTCAGACATCGCTTTCCACGACATCGCCACGGAGTCGCAACGAAACCAGGACCTCGGTATGATGGAGCGCCGTCACATCGTCACCGCGGTCCTCAAGAAAGAGTGGTCGACGGCGAGATCGAGAGGGCAGGAGAGGGCGAAACACGTCGCGGTGATGCTCGGCGATCCCGCCAAGCCCGACGCCTTAAAGCCCTCCTGCGTCTTCGATGACGACGATTTCTACACCATCGACCAGATGAAGGCGGCCCTTCGGGAACTGAAAGGCTACCGGTTTACCTTCCTGTGCAAACACGACACGATGATCCAGGACCTCACAAAACTGAAGGGGAAGGTGGACTATGTCTTCAACCTCTGCGATGAGGGATTCGACAACGACCCAAGAAAAGAGCTCCACGTTCCGGCGCTTCTGGAGATGCTCGGGATCCCGTATACGGGATCGGGGCCGCAGTCGCTCGCATACTGCTACGACAAATCGCTCGTGCGCGGCGTCGCGAAGGAGATGGGGATCCCGGTGCCGGACGCCTGCTTCATCACCCCCGGTGACCGCACCTACGATGTCGGGATGAAACTCCCGGCGATCGTCAAGCCGAACTCGGGCGACTCCTCGTACGGCATCACGCAAAAGAGCATCGCCCACACTATCGAAGAACTCGCCGACGTCATAAACTCCCTGCGGACGACGATCGGATACGACCGGTCGCTCCTTGTCGAGGAGTTCCTCACCGGGAAAGATATCAGCGTCGGCATCATCGGGAACCCGTCTGGGTACTGCACGGTCCTCCCCATCACCGAGGAGGACTACTCCGCACTACCCCCCGAGCTTCCCCGGATCTGCGGCTACGAAGCGAAGTGGCTCCCCGATTCACCGTATTGGAAGATCGTATCAAGGTCCGCGGACCTCCCCGAGGAGACCGAGAAGATGGTCGTCAGGTGCTGCCTCGCCCTCTTTGAGCGCTTGGAGTGCCGCGATTACTGCCGTTTCGACTGGCGCTTGGACGAACACGGCAACCCGAAACTCCTCGAGGTCAACCCGAACCCAGGCTGGTGCTGGGACGGCCACCTCGCAAAGATGGCGAAGTATGCAGGCATCTCGTATCCTGAGATGCTTGGGCGGATCCTGAAGGCGGCAGAGGAGCGGAGCGGGATGGAGCAGAACACAGGGGCGCGGGAGGCTGAGAAGGAGCCCCTCCCGCTCGACCTTAACCAGCAGACGGCCTGA
- the nifB gene encoding nitrogenase cofactor biosynthesis protein NifB codes for MADESYRTATVQGREVPYDPEQLRKISEHPCYSDKACHAFGRCHLPVAPKCNIQCNYCVRDFDCVNESRPGVTSRVLPPKEALDLVRDVIKEYPYVKVIGIAGPGEPLANPETFEALRLVHEEFPHLIMCISTNGLLLPESIEVLAKYDVGNVTVTLNAIDPAIGEKIYSWVEYDGKKYHGREAAELLLSQQLKGIEMAVAKKMFVKINTVYIPGINDEHIPEIAKKVGEMGAFTFNVIPLIPQYKFAGITPPTPKDKREMQDRCAPYIKQMRHCARCRADAIGKLGQDVQSCVYRDLKEKQA; via the coding sequence ATGGCCGACGAATCGTATCGGACCGCAACGGTCCAGGGCAGGGAGGTCCCCTACGATCCGGAGCAGCTACGGAAGATCAGCGAGCACCCCTGCTACTCCGACAAGGCGTGCCACGCCTTCGGCAGGTGTCACCTCCCCGTCGCCCCGAAGTGCAACATCCAGTGCAACTACTGCGTGCGGGACTTTGACTGCGTGAACGAGAGCAGGCCGGGTGTGACAAGCAGGGTTCTTCCCCCGAAGGAGGCTCTCGATCTCGTCAGGGACGTCATCAAGGAGTACCCGTACGTGAAGGTGATCGGCATTGCAGGGCCGGGCGAGCCGCTTGCAAACCCAGAGACGTTCGAGGCGCTGCGGCTGGTCCACGAGGAGTTCCCGCACCTGATCATGTGCATCAGCACAAACGGCCTCTTGCTTCCGGAGTCGATAGAAGTATTGGCGAAGTACGACGTTGGGAACGTTACGGTCACGCTCAACGCTATCGACCCCGCGATCGGGGAGAAGATCTACTCTTGGGTCGAGTACGACGGGAAGAAGTACCACGGGCGCGAGGCTGCCGAGCTCCTCCTCTCCCAGCAACTGAAGGGGATCGAGATGGCGGTCGCAAAGAAGATGTTCGTCAAGATAAACACCGTCTACATCCCCGGGATCAACGACGAGCACATCCCCGAGATCGCGAAGAAAGTCGGCGAGATGGGAGCGTTCACCTTCAACGTCATCCCGCTCATCCCGCAGTACAAGTTCGCCGGGATCACCCCGCCCACCCCGAAGGATAAGCGGGAGATGCAGGACCGGTGCGCTCCCTACATCAAGCAGATGCGCCACTGTGCACGCTGCCGGGCGGACGCGATCGGGAAACTCGGCCAGGACGTGCAGTCCTGCGTCTACCGGGATCTGAAAGAGAAGCAAGCGTAA
- a CDS encoding DNA-3-methyladenine glycosylase family protein, producing the protein MTTIKLRPGQSFDLDLTLSCGQAFRWEKAEGWWQGVVDGRAIRIRQDTGLLTFSGADIRFVRDYFRLDQDLPAILSSIDRDPAIGAAIRECRGLRIVKQQPWECLVSYICATNTNIPAVKRRVALMAERYGRPIDGPFGAAYAFPEPEVLAGASCADLRDCKLGYRTEYVSEAAAFAAEHPGWAETVAALPFEEARQVLMKFRGVGPKAADCVLLFSFGFFEAFPVDVWIRRIVAETYLPDLTGRSCTPAEYERIRRFAREHFGEYAGYAQEYLYCVRRTQ; encoded by the coding sequence ATGACAACGATCAAGCTCCGACCCGGCCAGTCGTTCGACCTCGACCTGACACTCTCCTGCGGTCAGGCATTCCGCTGGGAGAAGGCGGAGGGATGGTGGCAGGGGGTCGTCGACGGCCGCGCCATCCGGATTCGGCAGGACACAGGCCTTCTCACGTTTTCCGGGGCGGACATTAGGTTCGTCCGAGACTACTTCAGGCTCGATCAGGACCTTCCCGCTATTCTCTCATCCATCGACCGCGACCCGGCGATCGGCGCCGCTATCCGCGAGTGCCGCGGCCTCCGGATCGTCAAGCAACAACCCTGGGAGTGCCTGGTCTCGTATATCTGCGCCACGAACACGAACATCCCGGCGGTGAAGCGACGGGTCGCGCTCATGGCCGAGCGCTACGGGAGACCGATAGACGGGCCGTTCGGAGCGGCGTACGCGTTCCCGGAACCGGAGGTGCTCGCAGGGGCCTCCTGCGCGGACCTCCGGGACTGCAAACTCGGCTACCGGACGGAGTATGTCTCCGAAGCCGCCGCCTTTGCGGCGGAGCACCCCGGCTGGGCGGAGACGGTCGCCGCCCTCCCCTTCGAAGAGGCGCGGCAGGTGCTGATGAAGTTCCGGGGCGTCGGGCCGAAGGCGGCGGACTGCGTGCTGCTCTTTTCGTTCGGGTTCTTCGAGGCGTTCCCGGTCGATGTCTGGATACGTCGGATCGTGGCGGAGACCTACCTGCCTGACCTTACGGGGAGGAGTTGCACCCCGGCGGAGTATGAGCGGATCCGGCGATTTGCGCGGGAGCACTTCGGGGAGTACGCCGGGTACGCGCAGGAGTACCTCTACTGCGTGCGACGCACGCAGTGA
- a CDS encoding sulfate/molybdate ABC transporter ATP-binding protein encodes MLSIHAVRRLRDFALDVTLSVEEGETLVLIGENGAGKSTVLNLISGILTPGAGEIILGDRTLFSDEERINVPTENRNIGHLFQSYALFPHMTVAENVAFGLRCRKVPKPEIARSVAEQLRAMHLSDLAGVNVGRLSGGQRQRVALARALVLEPELLLLDEPLAAVDMRAQGTMRKELREQIRNAGIPCIVVTHTLRDVLELADRLCLIDEGRVAADGTPEEVLGMRDNAFIASFAGR; translated from the coding sequence ATGCTTTCTATTCATGCCGTCCGGCGGCTCCGGGATTTTGCTCTCGACGTCACGCTCTCGGTTGAAGAGGGCGAGACCCTCGTCCTCATCGGGGAGAACGGGGCGGGCAAGTCCACGGTGCTGAACCTGATATCCGGCATCCTCACCCCCGGCGCGGGCGAGATCATCCTCGGGGACAGGACGCTCTTCTCGGACGAGGAGCGGATCAATGTCCCCACAGAGAACCGGAACATCGGCCACCTCTTCCAGTCCTACGCCCTCTTTCCGCACATGACCGTCGCCGAGAACGTGGCGTTCGGTCTCCGGTGCAGGAAGGTCCCAAAACCGGAGATAGCCAGGTCTGTGGCGGAGCAACTTCGAGCGATGCACCTCTCCGACCTCGCGGGCGTCAACGTCGGCCGTCTCTCGGGGGGACAGCGGCAACGGGTGGCCCTCGCCCGGGCGCTGGTGCTCGAACCCGAACTCCTCCTCCTCGACGAGCCGCTCGCCGCCGTCGATATGCGGGCCCAAGGGACGATGCGGAAGGAGCTCCGCGAGCAGATCCGAAATGCCGGCATCCCGTGCATCGTTGTTACGCACACCCTCCGCGATGTCCTCGAACTCGCCGACCGCCTCTGCCTCATCGATGAGGGGAGGGTGGCGGCCGACGGGACGCCGGAGGAGGTGCTCGGTATGCGGGATAACGCGTTCATTGCAAGTTTCGCCGGGAGGTGA
- a CDS encoding ABC transporter permease, whose product MDLTRFRQESEIFGHGSRTLFRRGFFTLLVAALLSLFLLFVTIPVVSLFLRISPEAFFRSLAEPVVLDALSLSLATATVSTVIVVLFGTPLALVNARRDYPGKVIVDTLTDLPIVLPPAVAGIALLMAFGRRGVVGQYLDVFGVNIAFTTVAVILAQVFVASPFYIRQARASFEAVDRLYEDAARTLGASPWIIALRITIPLAWGGLISGAILSFARALGEFGATIMFAGNFQGRTQTMPLAIYTTMQGDLSAAISLAIILVVISFAVIAAVKVVARRKY is encoded by the coding sequence ATGGATTTGACCCGATTCCGACAGGAAAGTGAGATATTCGGGCACGGCAGCCGGACGCTGTTTAGGAGGGGGTTCTTCACCCTCCTCGTTGCCGCCCTTCTCTCGCTCTTCCTTCTCTTCGTCACGATACCGGTAGTCTCGCTCTTCCTGCGCATATCGCCGGAGGCGTTCTTCCGTTCGCTTGCCGAACCGGTGGTACTCGATGCGCTCTCTCTCTCCCTAGCCACTGCGACGGTGAGCACGGTGATCGTCGTCCTCTTCGGGACGCCGCTTGCTCTGGTGAACGCCCGGCGCGATTATCCCGGCAAGGTGATCGTCGACACCCTCACCGACCTTCCGATCGTCCTGCCGCCGGCGGTGGCGGGCATCGCGCTCTTGATGGCGTTCGGCCGCCGGGGCGTGGTCGGTCAATACCTCGACGTCTTCGGCGTCAATATCGCCTTCACCACGGTCGCTGTGATCCTAGCTCAGGTCTTTGTGGCCTCGCCGTTCTACATTAGGCAGGCAAGGGCGAGTTTCGAGGCGGTCGACCGCCTCTACGAGGATGCGGCACGGACCCTCGGAGCGTCCCCATGGATCATCGCTCTCCGGATCACCATCCCGCTCGCGTGGGGCGGGCTCATCTCCGGGGCGATACTCTCGTTTGCCCGGGCGCTCGGCGAGTTCGGCGCCACGATCATGTTCGCCGGGAACTTCCAAGGCCGGACTCAGACGATGCCGCTTGCGATCTATACGACGATGCAGGGCGATCTATCCGCCGCGATCAGCCTCGCAATCATCCTCGTCGTGATATCGTTTGCCGTGATCGCCGCGGTGAAGGTCGTCGCCCGGAGGAAATACTGA
- the modA gene encoding molybdate ABC transporter substrate-binding protein — protein sequence MKTSTSATFVAVSLLIIAALLVAGCTTAGEAPESTTLTVFTAASLTGAFTDIGKAYEAQNENVKVDFVFDGSQTLRTQVEQGANPDIFVSASTKHMKALQGAGFMENDTVAPFLGNSLALVVPVDNPANITGLADLANPGVKLVIGTKDVPFGDYTRQMLDKMAADPAYGEAYKKAFMGNVISEETAVSSVVPKLMLGEADAAIVYKSDISKDDRDKLTRIDIPSEYNVMATYPLGILAGSSHKAEAESFIAFVRGPDGSAILTEYGFDPIPTGK from the coding sequence ATGAAAACGTCAACCTCAGCAACTTTTGTTGCAGTAAGCCTCCTGATCATCGCCGCTCTCCTGGTTGCAGGGTGTACAACCGCCGGCGAGGCCCCCGAGTCGACAACCCTGACCGTCTTCACGGCCGCATCGCTCACAGGGGCTTTCACGGATATCGGCAAAGCCTACGAGGCACAGAACGAAAACGTCAAGGTCGACTTCGTCTTCGACGGTTCGCAGACCCTCCGCACCCAGGTCGAGCAGGGAGCGAACCCCGATATCTTCGTCTCCGCGAGCACAAAGCACATGAAAGCGCTCCAGGGTGCCGGGTTCATGGAGAACGACACCGTGGCCCCGTTCCTCGGCAACAGTCTGGCCCTGGTCGTCCCGGTCGATAACCCGGCAAACATCACCGGCCTTGCCGACCTGGCAAACCCGGGCGTGAAACTTGTCATCGGCACCAAGGATGTCCCCTTCGGTGACTACACCCGTCAGATGCTCGACAAGATGGCCGCCGACCCCGCATACGGCGAGGCATACAAGAAAGCCTTCATGGGCAACGTCATCTCCGAGGAGACCGCGGTGAGTTCCGTAGTGCCCAAGCTGATGCTCGGTGAGGCGGACGCCGCGATCGTCTACAAATCGGATATCTCGAAGGACGATCGGGACAAACTGACGCGGATCGACATTCCGTCCGAGTACAACGTCATGGCCACCTATCCGCTCGGCATCCTTGCGGGTTCATCGCACAAGGCTGAAGCAGAGTCGTTCATAGCATTCGTCCGGGGTCCGGACGGCAGCGCCATCCTGACTGAATATGGATTTGACCCGATTCCGACAGGAAAGTGA